GCGATACCGGCTTTGTGCGCCGGCCTGATCCTGAATAAGCCTTTGCATTATGACTGGGATGACTGGGAGGAGAAGATATGGTACCATTCGAATGTCGGCTCTCTGCACACAATGATCTTTGGTAATTTTATCCGTTTACTGGAAAGATATATCCCTCTTTGCGCGGATACGATCTCGGTTTCAAGCGGGCATTTAAGAAAGATCTGCCGCCGGATCGGGGTCAGCGATGAGCGGATTTGTGACGCGCCGGTAGGGGCGGACCTGGTAAAATTTAACCCCCGGCGCAGCGCCGGCAATGTCCGGGAGAAATACGCCCTGGGCGAAAAAACGATAGTCTTGTATCTGGGGCAATTGAACGGCTGCCAGTACGTGGAGATGTTTATCGAGGCGGCCAGGGCTGTGTGCGCGGACCGGACGGAAACGGTATTCCTGGTAGTTGGACAAGGCTATATGATGGGCTGGCTGGTTGAACTGGCGGACAGCCTGGGGATCTCCCGGAATGTTGTTTTTACCGGCCCGGTGGAACATGAGTTGATCCCGGAATATATAGCCGCCAGCGACATTTGCGTCGCCTCTTTTGAGGATAATCAGGTAACCGCCTGCAAGAGCCCTTTAAAGATCGCGGAATATCTTGCTTCCGGGAAACCTATTGTGGCTTCCAGCGTGGGAGAGGTTCCGGTGATGGTTAACGGGGCCGGTATATTGGTGCGGGCCGGCGATCCCAACGCACTGGCGGAGGGAATAATGCGGCTTATTGATGAGCCTGGGCTGCGCAAGGAATTAGGGGCCAAAGCCAGGAAACAGGCGCAGGATAAATATAATTGGCGCAGCAGCGCGGAGAATTTAGTCGGGGCTTACAAAACGTCCGGAGGGCGCAAATGATATCGGTTATCATACCTGTTTATAATGAAAGCCGGAATCTTAAGGTCCTTTACCCGCGGTTGTCCGGCGTTATGGATGATCTCAGTGAGATTTACGAGTTGATCTTCGTGGATGACAATAGCGCGGAT
This genomic interval from Candidatus Omnitrophota bacterium contains the following:
- a CDS encoding glycosyltransferase family 4 protein, which produces MKILLIHPHDIFSGLEPWTIRIVNFAREFQRMGHEVKLAYCPRERGEEGCPGELEGIGIIRLSRKVGVIPLLNNLRAVLKAGRWADIIHFQKCFHYTAIPALCAGLILNKPLHYDWDDWEEKIWYHSNVGSLHTMIFGNFIRLLERYIPLCADTISVSSGHLRKICRRIGVSDERICDAPVGADLVKFNPRRSAGNVREKYALGEKTIVLYLGQLNGCQYVEMFIEAARAVCADRTETVFLVVGQGYMMGWLVELADSLGISRNVVFTGPVEHELIPEYIAASDICVASFEDNQVTACKSPLKIAEYLASGKPIVASSVGEVPVMVNGAGILVRAGDPNALAEGIMRLIDEPGLRKELGAKARKQAQDKYNWRSSAENLVGAYKTSGGRK